The genomic interval CAACGCCACGCGCTGCGTCGGCCGTCTGCTGATGGAGGAAAGCGGCCGGCCGGATGCCAACATCGAGACCCGTGCCGGCCTGCTGGTCGCGCGCGCGACCGGGGATCCGCGCGTCGTCACCGTCGACATGGGCGTGCCGCGGCTCAGGTGGGACGAGATCCCGCTCGCCGAGGAATTTGCCGACACGCGCGCGATCGAGCTGCAGATCGGTCCGATCGACGCGCCGATCTTGCACACGCCGGCGGTCGTCAATATGGGCAATCCGCACGCGATCTTCTGGGTCGGCGACGTCGAGGCCTACGACCTCGGCCGCATCGGTCCGCTGCTGGAACGTCATCCGATCTTTCCCGAGGGCGCCAACATCTCGCTCGCCCATGTCTTCGCGCCGGACCAGATCCGAGTGAAGGTGTGGGAGCGCGGCGCCGGACTGACGCGCGCCTGCGGCACCGCCGCCTGCGCGGTCGCCGTCGCCGCCGCGCGCGACGGCCGGGCCGGGCGGCGCTCGACCGTGCACCTGCCGGGAGGGCCGCTGACCATCGAGTGGCGCGAGGGCGACGGCCACGTGCTGATGACCGGGGCGACGGAAGTGGAATTCGAGGGCGAGATCGACCTAGACACGCTGGCCTGGGAGCGCACCGGGCCGGGCGACGCGGATGCGGCCGCGGCGGAGGCCGCTTCGTGAGCATCGACGTCGTCACCTTCGGCTGCCGGCTGAACTCCTACGAATCGGAAGTCATGAAGCGCGAGGCCGAGGCCGCCGGGCTGAAGGACGCGATCCTCATCAACACCTGCGCGGTGACCGCCGAGGCGGTGCGCCAGGCGGGCCAGGCGGTGCGCAAGGCACGGCGCGACAATCCGGACGCGACGATCATCGTTACCGGCTGTGCGGCGCAGACCGAAACGGCGAGATTCGCCGAGATGGCCGAGGTCGACCTGGTGCTCGGCAATTCGGAGAAGCTGGAACGGGCCTCCTACGGCCGGCTGGCGCAATTCGGTCTCGACGACAGCGAGAAGGTGCGCGTCAACGATATCATGAGCGTGAGGGAGACCGCCGGTCACCTGATCGACGGTCTGGAGGGCCGCGCGCGCGCCTTCGTGCAGGTGCAGAACGGCTGCGACCACCGCTGCACCTTCTGCATCATTCCTTTCGGCCGCGGCAATTCGCGCTCCGTGCCGATGGGCGTCGTCGTCGACCAGGTGCGCCGGCTGGTCGACAACGGCTATCTGGAGATCGTGCTGACCGGCGTCGACATCACCTCCTACGGCGCCGACCTGCCGGGCGCGCCGCGGCTTGGAGCGCTGGTCGCCAAGATCCTCAAGCTGGTGCCGGGCCTGAAGCGGCTGCGCCTGTCATCGATCGACTCGATCGAGGCCGATCCGGCGCTGATGCGCGTCGTCGCCGAGGACGAGCGGCTGATGCCGCATTTCCATCTCTCGCTGCAGGCTGGCGACGACCTGATCCTCAAGCGTATGAAGCGCCGGCACCTGCGGGCCGACACGATCCGCTTCTGCGAGGAGGTGCGCCGGCTGCGGCCCGACGTCGTGTTCGGCGCCGACATTATCGCCGGCTTCCCGACCGAGACCGAGGCGATGTTCGAAAACAGCCTGGCGATCGTCGACGACTGCGGGCTGACCCATCTGCACGTCTTCCCGTTCTCGCCCCGGCCGGGAACGCCGGCGGCGCGCATGCCCCAGCTCGACAAGGCGGTGATCAAGGCGCGCGCGGCGCGCCTGCGCGCCCGCGGCGAGGCG from Polymorphum gilvum SL003B-26A1 carries:
- the dapF gene encoding diaminopimelate epimerase, which encodes MASARRPFLKMNGLGNDFVVWDARAEALSLSPETIAALGNRSTGIGFDQMITVECSPAGADAFMRIHNCDGSQVSACGNATRCVGRLLMEESGRPDANIETRAGLLVARATGDPRVVTVDMGVPRLRWDEIPLAEEFADTRAIELQIGPIDAPILHTPAVVNMGNPHAIFWVGDVEAYDLGRIGPLLERHPIFPEGANISLAHVFAPDQIRVKVWERGAGLTRACGTAACAVAVAAARDGRAGRRSTVHLPGGPLTIEWREGDGHVLMTGATEVEFEGEIDLDTLAWERTGPGDADAAAAEAAS
- the mtaB gene encoding tRNA (N(6)-L-threonylcarbamoyladenosine(37)-C(2))-methylthiotransferase MtaB, whose amino-acid sequence is MSIDVVTFGCRLNSYESEVMKREAEAAGLKDAILINTCAVTAEAVRQAGQAVRKARRDNPDATIIVTGCAAQTETARFAEMAEVDLVLGNSEKLERASYGRLAQFGLDDSEKVRVNDIMSVRETAGHLIDGLEGRARAFVQVQNGCDHRCTFCIIPFGRGNSRSVPMGVVVDQVRRLVDNGYLEIVLTGVDITSYGADLPGAPRLGALVAKILKLVPGLKRLRLSSIDSIEADPALMRVVAEDERLMPHFHLSLQAGDDLILKRMKRRHLRADTIRFCEEVRRLRPDVVFGADIIAGFPTETEAMFENSLAIVDDCGLTHLHVFPFSPRPGTPAARMPQLDKAVIKARAARLRARGEAALAAYLAAEVGRLRPVLVEREGLGRTEQFTQVEVDGGTPGEIVETRITGHTGRHLLGTLLSKAA